The sequence below is a genomic window from Theobroma cacao cultivar B97-61/B2 chromosome 6, Criollo_cocoa_genome_V2, whole genome shotgun sequence.
GAAAGAGATTAAAAGAACCACTAACCTTTAACCAGCTGAGAAGGAACTCAACCAGCAACATGCAAAGTCATCACAAAGGAGAGACCAAATGAAAATCTTTAAGATGTGGCTGATACCTATATTAATGTTAGAATATTTTGAGAGTGCACTTGAGTTCTTCAATTACCACTCTATGTACAGCTCAACTTCAATCACAAACTAGAGCAAttcatatgcaacggcttaaATGTTAATAGAACTTGTCCAGAACCAACAGGTTACATAAAGTACTATTGGTTGCTCTCTCGCTTCATTGCTCAAGACGACTTTGCTttatcaacaataaaacagcaaTAATAACTGGTGCTGATATCATGATCAAAGCCTGTAAGATGTTTGGTCTGGTAATCTCTGGAAAAAGGATGCTTCCATACTTTATTATAGCTGCACCTATAGCAGAACCAGCTCCTAATTTccaaagataattaaaatcttCCTGTTAGCACCAAAGAAATGCAGCAACAATTAGCTAAACTGTGCATTGCATTAATATATCAGGACATATGATGAATATTCATTGAGCGCTCAGAAGATTTGGATACTTGCTTAGGAGGTTAGAAAATCCTGGGCCTGcatggttttattttattaagagTATTCATTTAGACATACAATATTAACCCCCCTACCAGATTTAACTTGTTATCAGTAAACAAATGAGATTAATCAAAGAAAGGGAATTCATAATATTCTGTAGAATACCACACATCTTATTTTGAAGGTCACTATATCAGTGTCATAATCTAGTGGAAATCGGATATGTCTATACTCTGTCCCAGCCAAATCCCTGCCCATACATGTCTTAGATATAACTGATTGCAAGCAATATCTGGGCACAGAATCATGAAAACGTAAACAACGGAGAATGAGAGAGAGTGTTATTCATAGCCAATCATTCAATTGTCATCCCATCAGATTAAATCACCTCAGTATAATTTCCTTTACTTCTCatgaattcatttttcttaattctatCCATTCACTACTAACAACATCTCATCTCAGTTCTCGATAAAGATAACATATCTTCCAAGTCCCAACAATTTTCTAAAAGGAACGGACTGCtgattaaaaaacaaaaaaaaaaagtcataaTTTGGTTTCAAAAGCTGCAATCTAATGCCAAATTATTGAATACCATGACTTTGCTTGATAGATAAGGCCCTTTCGCTACCCAAAGCATCAACCACGGCTTGGAAACAACTAGAGAGTAATTCAAGACCGGAACAGAAATCAAACGATTTATATAGAATTCAACTGAAGTACGTTAAAGCACgataaattttagatttttacaGAATACCCATATTTCTTCAgataagaaaaaacaaaaaaaaaataagaaactgACCTGAGGGATGAAACCAGCATTGGGTTCATCCAAGCTTGGATTTTCTTCCTCTGCTTGGGAATCAACTGCTCGAATGGGAAATGAGCGTTGAAAGGAGGTGGTTGAAGAGCAGAATTTGGGGTCGACGAGAAACTTTGCTGTGCCTTTGAGCTTAGTAGCGGGATATAATGGGCAGTGACTTGGGGTGGAGTAGCAGAGCTTCGGGGATCCGCTTGCCACGGCTGAAGCTgccattttttgtttaatgcaCTTTGATGGGGGCTGAACAGATAG
It includes:
- the LOC18595315 gene encoding uncharacterized protein LOC18595315 isoform X1, producing the protein MAASAVASGSPKLCYSTPSHCPLYPATKLKGTAKFLVDPKFCSSTTSFQRSFPIRAVDSQAEEENPSLDEPNAGFIPQEDFNYLWKLGAGSAIGAAIIKYGSILFPEITRPNILQALIMISAPVIIAVLLLIKQSRLEQ
- the LOC18595315 gene encoding uncharacterized protein LOC18595315 isoform X2; translation: MAASAVASGSPKLCYSTPSHCPLYPATKLKGTAKFLVDPKFCSSTTSFQRSFPIRAVDSQAEEENPSLDEPNAGFIPQLFPSRG